TGGGTTCAACTTTGATTAAAACCTATGTCGCGCGGAAATAAAAACATTGAAATGAGAAACACTGGAACAAAAAACAgagaaatgatattttttacaAGCATATACGTCAGAAATGTACAATTTCGGACTTTCAGAAGTATTTCCATgaaaatggaaatgaaaatgaaacgCCGAAATATAATACTCCACTAGTTTCCGTGCAAACATAGAACCGCTTTAGTTTTATATTTGCGATGTAAGGGCAATAAGTTTCTTTTGTATCCTGATCTGTATGATAATAAGCTGTTATTGAAACAGGCGAATACGTTAACATGATCAAAGAAGGAATCATAGATCCCCTCAAAGTTATCAGGACAGCCCTCGTAGATGCTGCTAGGTAATATCAGCATTAAACTAACGTGTTtgcttttttaaaatatcacaGTATTAGAATTGAGAAATGATTACTTTCACACTTGCAGTTAGCTCAAATTTACCGTTTTTCTcctacattttaaaaatttctgtTTTTcctgacattttaatttcacaTTAAATGCAGGAGAATATAGTAATTTGACCTAATATTGGGGATGATTCTAATTATCcctaaaaattaatattgtattttgttttatttcagtGTTTCTTTACTACTGACAACGACAGAAGCCGTGGTTGTGGATAATCCAAATGAGAAAAAACCTCCTAGCCGTATGCCAGACATGGACTCCATGGACTATTAGATCGATTAGATTAGATTAGATTCCGAAGCTGCTGCTACGGAGGCGCGATCTATACCATACAACCTGAGGATTAATTGTTTCTTGTAAGCTGTACATCTCCACAATTACAAATTTACAAACCAAGATTTTGAATCTTAATAGCTTGAGATGGAAGCCCTTCTCAAGAAATCCTTGCCTGCAAGCAAGTCCCTTATTTATTGTATCATTCACTTTCAAGCAACACTCCAAGACCATCAAATATTTTGGAAGGTTATGGAGCTTCTTTTATGCTTTTGCTTTGCATAAGATCTCTTGTTTGTGAATTTCATAAGCTGAGGTAAAATTTTGGACTTCTgcttcaaataatttaaaaaattaagaattttgacctacattttaaaaaatttcctcttatttataaaaaaattacactaaaCATTAAGAATTTAGAACATTATTATAGGTAATGTAAAATTGGAAATGTAATGTTTGAATCATTGTCAAGCTGGTAATCAGTCAAAACACTGTTTTAGaatgggttaattgcaaattatgaatattagggtgttttggaattataacacaaattttaaaatttgacaaaaacaATCATTTagtttaactttaattttttgacaaactagaaaactaattatttttttaattatagtataATTCTTCTATTTTCAAGCTGAATTAGTCGGTTTGGCTCGATtaatttggattgatttatacTAATTGTAACTGAATTCTTTTACagatcaaaatatcatttttttttataatatataatatactccctccgtccgaAAATAATAGTTCACTTTCTCcttttcacacagtttaaaaaacacaattagGTTAATCAAACTTTACTCGTAACTGACTCTTTTTAATCAAACTGGATTAACCTTTATATCCCACTAATATTTGGCGccaaaatcatatttaaaaaacaacaGAAAATAACGGACATCTATATAACCAGTCCCCTTCCCTTCTCTGTTCAGTTGTAAATTTTAGCTTCATTCATGCTTCATGCTGCATCTTCTCGAAACCTTCTCCGACCGTTCCCCTTACGATTCACTAACATCTCTTCAATTCTCAATCAGACCCATTTCAGACAGTATCATAATCTGTCTAACCGTAATGAATTTCCTGATGTCTTCGATCACCTTCTTCAGCAATGCAATACCATTCAACACTGCAAACAAATCCACACCCATGTAATTACCACCGGTAGCCATTCCTCTGCTTTCTTGGCTGCCCGTATAATCTCTGTCTACGCTCGTTTTGGGCATCTATTCGATGCTCATAAGGTATTCAACACGACCCCTTCCGAGTGCAGAACCAATTATCTCTTGTGCAATTCGATTTTGAGAGCTAATGTTTCGAACGAACGCTAtgaaaatgttattaaattgtATGTTAGAATGAGAGAGATTGGAGTTTTAGGAGATGGGTTTACTTTTCCTTTGGTTATTAAGGCGTGTGCTCATGTGGGTAGTTTTAATCTGTGTAGAACAGTTCATGGGCATGTCTTCGAAATGGGGTTTCAAAATAGTATCCATGTTGGGAATGAATTGATTGGTATGTACAGTAAAGTTGGAAAAATACGAGATGCACGCAATGTGTTCGATAGAATGTCTGTTAGAAGCTATATTTCGTGGAATATTATGATTTCGGGTTATGCGTTTAACTACGATTGCAGTGGTgcgtttaatatttttggaaGGATGGAATCTGAAGGATTTGAGCCAACTCATGTGAGTTGGACATCGTTGATTTCGAGTTATGCGCGATGTGGTTGGTATGAGGAAGTAACGAGATTGTTTGACTTAATGAGGGTGAGAGGAGTTGAGGTGAGCGGTGAAACTCTTGCTGTGGTTTTATCAGTTTGTCGTGATTTGGGTTTATTTAATTGGGCAAAGGGGATTCATGGAGTTGTCGTAAAGGGTGGATATGAAGAATACTCATTTGTAAAGTCTGCATTGATATGTGTGTATGGGAAACATGGGGATGTAAACGGTGCGCGGAATTTGTTTCTGGAAATGAAAAATAAGAGTTTAGCAAGTTGGAATTCGTTGATAACATCACATGCTGAGGCTGGTTTATGTGATGAGGCTCTTGAGATATTTTCACAGTTGGAGAGATCAGGAGATTGTCTGAGGTTGAGGCCTAATGTAGTAAGTTGGAGCGCTGTAATCGATGGATTTGCTTCTGGGGGACGAGGGGAGGAGTCATTGGAACTTTTTCGACGAATGCAGGATGCAAAAATATTGGCAAATGCTGTTACAATTTCTACTGTTTTATCAGTTTGTGCAGAGTTAGCTGCATTGATTCACGGTAGGGAACTCCATGGCCATGCGATTAGAGCTGTAATTGACAAAAACATTCTTGTGGGAAACGGCTTGGTAAATATGTACACGAAGTGTGGATGCATCAAAGAAGGTCATGTAATATTTGAGAGGATTGAGAAGAAAGATTTAATCTCATGGAACACTATGATCACGGGATATGGAATGCACGGTTTTGGTGTGAATGCTTTGGAAATTTTTGATCAAATGACTAAATTAGGTTTCAAGCCAGATGGGGTCACCTTTGTTTCTATTCTTTCCGCGTGCAGTCACGGCGGACTTGTTCAAGAGGGTCGTAGGCTTTTCGATCAAATGCTTAACGAGTATACCATCGAACCCCAGATAGAGCATTACGCGTGTATGGTCGACCTCCTAGGCCGAGCAGGGCTATTGAGAGAAGCGAGTGAAATAGTAAAAAACATGCCATTAAAACCAAATGCTTGTGTTTGGGGTGCTCTTTTGAATTCTAGTAGAATGCATAGTAATACAGAAGTTGCAGAAGAAACTGCTTCGTATTTGTTTAGTGTTACCGAGCACGAAACAACGGGAAATTACATGCTGCTTTCAAATATATACGCCGCAAGCGGTAGATGGGAGGATTTTGCAAGAGTTAGAAGTTCAGCaaagacaaagggattaaagaAGAATCCTGGTCAGAGTTGGATTAATGTGAATAAGAATGTTTTTATGTTCTCTGCAGGAAATAGTATGCAAACCGGTTTGAACCATATTTATGAGATGCTGGAGGAATTAGTACTTCAAATGGAAGGTGAAGGAAATTCCCTGATAATGAATTCACTTGAAAATATGTAAATGAAGAAACTATCTGACCGAGATGGAGATcgattttgtttcatatttaAATGTAATGTCCCTACCACTAGATTAAATATACAGGGAATGGACAAATTAAACCATAGTTCCAAAACTAGTTACCATTcacaatgttttttttttaaagaacagCATATAGACAACGTTTGTGCTTCAAAtttccaactttttttttaattcaatttgtttCTTATATAATTAACTAATTCATCCACAAACTAAAACTAAGGTTTAATTTTATCATTCCAATTGCACAGACATAGCAATAGAAGAACCAATAACATAATCAGTGGCAAATCTAGGGTAGGTAAGGCTGTAACTTGGAATGAGgtcggattttttttttttaaaatgagatatAACTTGTCATGAATTTAAGACTAAGTCCGGGTTGTCGGAAGGTCAACGGTGATAAGACACTAACTTCAGGTTTAAATGAAAATCTTCCTTCATTACTGACAATAATTAAAGTCAGTCAGTGTTTTTCTTCTATTCATAACAgagatgaaagaaaaaaaactctttCCATAATTTGCAGATATATCATTGCCAAAATGAACCCACTCTCTTTTTTTAGTTTCATAAgctaataattttttcaattttaaaaattgtgaatttaaaatataatgtttTTGTTTATAGTTAATTTAGTTTTCTCAAATATCTTAAAGAATTCCAATtcaaaaagtaataaataaGAATACCGCCATTGAAAATTGTATTGTATATAGATCATGCAACTTTAAACAATCAAATATATACTCAAGTTAGATGCAATTGTAAGCGGTAACTTACATGCAAAAATAACGTGATTTACAGTGGCAAAAAGGATATGACTATCGAACATTACTGAATGAAGCATCATAATCTCACTCCAAAactatttgataaaattaacaaatagaTATATAATGATTTAAATACAAATATGCATTTTGcctacatttttttaaatattatcctGGAATGGAAATAAAAACTTTTGAAACCGAAAAAGAATGAGATAATTGATTTTCAAAGTTActtaattatcatattattccatttaaatcactaaacttTAGTTTATCTCATTTAAGttaatgtattttaatttcattttaacgGGTGGTTTTTAAGCTAAAAATGCTTACATGACAATTGTTTTTGCTGATTTTTGCTACaagataatttttgtttatttttacctAAAATTtactacatatatatatacataatttgaccaaaaaattctcgttgaaataaaaatttgctACATGACAATTATTTTCACCTAAAAGCTTctaaatatgtataatttggcATTGGAGCTAATTGAAATTAAAGTtcaataattcaaaataaaacaaatcaacctGGAATTGATGCAGAATATGGCAAATGATAACTCAAGTTTTACAAAATTTTGAGAGCTTACTATGCTTCTAAATATGTATACTATTCATTTTCCATCCATTTAAAATTCTTCTATCTAGATAAACAGATGACAAAATTCCCTGAAAAAGCGACAAGCTGAAAACAATGCCAGGACAACGGTAATAACCATGCCATCAGGAAATCACAAACTTGTGTTGCCCATAATTTACACGTCCCATATTTTCAACCGGCaagaatgaaaaaatatatattaacatAAATACACCAGGCATCAAATCGATCAAGATTAGCATACACTGTAACAGGGATAGATTATGATTTTTGCTTTCATTCCGtcaatttcaattgtatccaaGTCCTGAAGGCtctcaaataaaattaacagtttttttaaaaggaaacgGACCTGAAAGATAGTTTCGTATCCTGAAAGATAATTTCGTATCAGTTTGGTGGTGCATACagctttttcttgattttactGCAAGATGATTAAACCAAAGCTAGATAAGCCCTCATATAATTGTAGGAAGTGAGATCTGGCTTGTAATCAGACTCTACATTAGAACAAACCAGATTGTAACATTACCATATAAGTCATTTCGAGCTAAAATCTTTTCCAAGGCAGAATCTTTTAAGCTGTATACATTTTATGCAGAAAATATTAGTATAAATTCAAGATGTTCATTGTATGTAAGAACTCCCACACCAGACAGACAAGTATCTAATAGCTacaaatacatataaacaagtATTCACCGAGCACAATAGACGACAACagattcaaaaaaattacagaaaacaTAGATGTATGTGATATGAAATTGAACTTGACCTGAAAATACATCTCCTCGAATTGTTCCTTTGTCGAGAGTTTCCCTAGAACAACCATCTATCGTATACCTATGACGAGTACATTATTATCAAGGATATAATGATACGCCAAGCCAGCCCGAGATTTTACAACAGCTTAAGGAATTGAAAAT
This window of the Mercurialis annua linkage group LG5, ddMerAnnu1.2, whole genome shotgun sequence genome carries:
- the LOC126680249 gene encoding putative pentatricopeptide repeat-containing protein At1g17630; this translates as MLHAASSRNLLRPFPLRFTNISSILNQTHFRQYHNLSNRNEFPDVFDHLLQQCNTIQHCKQIHTHVITTGSHSSAFLAARIISVYARFGHLFDAHKVFNTTPSECRTNYLLCNSILRANVSNERYENVIKLYVRMREIGVLGDGFTFPLVIKACAHVGSFNLCRTVHGHVFEMGFQNSIHVGNELIGMYSKVGKIRDARNVFDRMSVRSYISWNIMISGYAFNYDCSGAFNIFGRMESEGFEPTHVSWTSLISSYARCGWYEEVTRLFDLMRVRGVEVSGETLAVVLSVCRDLGLFNWAKGIHGVVVKGGYEEYSFVKSALICVYGKHGDVNGARNLFLEMKNKSLASWNSLITSHAEAGLCDEALEIFSQLERSGDCLRLRPNVVSWSAVIDGFASGGRGEESLELFRRMQDAKILANAVTISTVLSVCAELAALIHGRELHGHAIRAVIDKNILVGNGLVNMYTKCGCIKEGHVIFERIEKKDLISWNTMITGYGMHGFGVNALEIFDQMTKLGFKPDGVTFVSILSACSHGGLVQEGRRLFDQMLNEYTIEPQIEHYACMVDLLGRAGLLREASEIVKNMPLKPNACVWGALLNSSRMHSNTEVAEETASYLFSVTEHETTGNYMLLSNIYAASGRWEDFARVRSSAKTKGLKKNPGQSWINVNKNVFMFSAGNSMQTGLNHIYEMLEELVLQMEGEGNSLIMNSLENM